Proteins encoded together in one Hymenobacter monticola window:
- the gcvH gene encoding glycine cleavage system protein GcvH yields the protein MNLPATLHYTKDHEWIRVEGDVAYVGITDHAQKELGDIVYVDIDTLDKEVAQHEVFGTVEAVKTVSDLFSPITGTVLEVNDKLSDAPETVNSDPYGDGWMVKIAIANPAELAELLTAEAYGELVGA from the coding sequence ATGAACCTGCCCGCCACCCTGCACTACACCAAGGACCACGAATGGATTCGCGTTGAAGGCGACGTTGCCTACGTGGGCATCACCGACCACGCCCAGAAAGAGCTCGGCGACATTGTGTACGTCGACATCGACACCCTCGACAAAGAAGTGGCCCAGCACGAGGTGTTCGGCACGGTGGAAGCCGTGAAGACGGTTTCGGACTTGTTCAGCCCCATCACCGGCACGGTGCTGGAAGTGAACGACAAGCTGAGCGACGCCCCCGAAACCGTGAACTCGGACCCCTACGGCGACGGCTGGATGGTGAAAATTGCCATCGCCAACCCCGCCGAGCTCGCCGAGCTGCTGACCGCCGAAGCCTACGGCGAGCTGGTGGGCGCCTAA